A DNA window from Setaria viridis chromosome 2, Setaria_viridis_v4.0, whole genome shotgun sequence contains the following coding sequences:
- the LOC117845614 gene encoding cinnamoyl-CoA reductase 1 gives MAGRAETEGAGGSPEKVCVTGAGGYIASWLVKLLLSRGYAVHATVRDPCDPKNAHLGRLEGASENLRLLKADVLDHGALAAAVAGCRGVFHVACPVPTDKVVDPESEVLAPAVQGTVNILQACSANNVRKVVVVSSTAAVHFNPKWPRDRPKDEECWSDIDFCKENEDWYMVAKVVAEKTALEYAEQSGLNVVTVCPTMALGPLLRPVVNVSHEFLIYNIKGGPTVMKNIPWHIVDVRDVANALLLVYEKEESAGRYICAPHHISAKDLVNLLKKTHPNYNYVNCDSDMDPNSIVTPLVSQKLNNLGWKPMKKIEETLLDSIEYYEKAGLVQDVEGSPCRLPHLFHFASDK, from the exons ATGGCCGGGCGCGCGGAGACGGAGGGCGCTGGCGGGAGCCCGGAGAAGGTGTGCGTGACGGGCGCCGGCGGGTACATCGCCTCGTGGCTCGTcaagctcctcctctcccgcggCTACGCCGTGCACGCCACCGTCCGCGACCCGT GTGATCCCAAGAACGCCCACCTGGGGCGGTTGGAGGGGGCCTCGGAGAACCTCCGGCTGCTCAAGGCCGACGTGCTCGACCACGgcgcgctggccgccgcggtCGCTGGGTGCCGGGGGGTCTTCCACGTCGCCTGTCCGGTGCCCACGGACAAGGTTGTTGATCCGGAG TCGGAAGTGCTGGCTCCTGCTGTGCAAGGCACCGTGAACATTCTCCAGGCTTGCTCAGCTAACAATGTTCGGAAAGTTGTCGTGGTTTCATCTACGGCCGCTGTCCATTTCAACCCGAAGTGGCCGCGAGACAGGCCCAAGGACGAGGAGTGCTGGTCGGACATAGACTTTTGCAAAGAGAACGAG GACTGGTATATGGTTGCCAAGGTTGTTGCTGAAAAGACAGCCTTGGAGTATGCGGAGCAAAGTGGACTGAATGTTGTTACTGTTTGCCCTACTATGGCACTAGGCCCACTCCTACGGCCTGTGGTCAATGTCAGCCATGAATTCCTCATATACAATATAAAAG GAGGTCCAACGGTAATGAAGAACATTCCGTGGCACATAGTTGATGTCCGCGATGTGGCTAATGCTTTGCTTCTGGTATATGAGAAAGAGGAATCAGCTGGGAGATACATCTGCGCGCCACATCATATTAGCGCAAAGGATCTGGTGAACTTGCTCAAGAAGACTCACCCCAACTACAATTATGTAAACTG TGACAGTGATATGGACCCTAACTCTATAGTGACACCGCTTGTGTCGCAGAAACTCAACAATCTAGGGTGGAAACCAATGAAGAAAATAGAGGAAACATTGTTGGATAGTATTGAGTACTATGAGAAGGCAGGGCTTGTGCAGGATGTAGAGGGCTCCCCCTGCCGTCTTCCTCATCTGTTTCATTTTGCTTCAGACAAATGA
- the LOC117845615 gene encoding cinnamoyl-CoA reductase 1 isoform X2, protein MASSATTSQPPRVCVTGGGGYVASWLVKLLLSRGYAVHATVRDPSGPKNAHLRRLEGAPERLLLFKADVLDRAALAAAVAGCQGVFHVASPVPADKVLDPEAKVLAPAVKGTLSVLQACSANDVQKVVVVSSTAAVYFNPSWPQGRMKDESCWSDRNLCMKNEDWYSAAKTIAETTALEYREKNGLTVVTVCPCIVLGPLLQPVVNATSEFLIYIIKGGPSVMKNVPWNIVDVRDVADALLLVYEKVESSGRYICAPDWITTKGMVNLLKKAYPNYNYVNCDGTDYESAISRVTSEKLMNLGWRPRKMEETLLDSIEYYEKAGLVQDVEGSPCRLPHLFHFASEK, encoded by the exons atggcgtcgtcggcgacgACGTCGCAGCCGCCGCGCGTGTGCGtgaccggaggcggcggctaCGTCGCCTCGTGGCTCGTgaagctcctcctctcccgcggCTACGCCGTGCACGCCACCGTCCGCGACCCAA GTGGTCCCAAGAACGCCCACCTGCGGCGGCTGGAGGGGGCCCCGGAGAGACTGCTCCTGTTCAAGGCCGACGTGCTCGACCGCGCCGCGCTGGCGGCCGCGGTCGCCGGGTGCCAGGGGGTCTTCCACGTCGCCTCCCCTGTGCCCGCGGACAAGGTCCTCGACCCTGAGGCAA AGGTATTGGCTCCTGCCGTCAAAGGCACTCTGAGTGTTCTTCAGGCTTGCTCAGCGAATGATGTTCAGAAAGTTGTTGTGGTTTCATCCACTGCTGCTGTTTATTTCAATCCGAGTTGGCCCCAAGGTAGAATGAAAGATGAGAGTTGCTGGTCAGACAGAAATTTATGCATGAAGAACGAG GACTGGTACAGTGCTGCCAAGACAATTGCTGAAACGACAGCATTGGAGTACAGAGAGAAGAATGGACTAACTGTTGTTACAGTTTGCCCTTGTATCGTTTTAGGTCCACTCCTGCAGCCGGTAGTCAATGCTACGAGTGAATTCCTCATCTACATTATAAAAG GAGGGCCTAGCGTGATGAAAAACGTGCCATGGAACATAGTTGATGTCCGTGATGTGGCTGATGCTCTGCTTCTGGTATATGAGAAAGTGGAATCATCTGGGAGATACATCTGCGCACCAGATTGGATCACCACAAAAGGCATGGTGAACTTGTTGAAGAAGGCCTACCCTAACTACAATTATGTAAACTG CGACGGCACGGACTATGAATCTGCAATCTCGCGAGTTACATCGGAGAAACTAATGAATCTAGGCTGGAGACCAAGGAAAATGGAGGAAACATTGTTGGATAGTATTGAGTACTATGAGAAGGCAGGGCTTGTGCAGGATGTAGAGGGCTCCCCCTGCCGTCTTCCTCATCTGTTTCATTTTGCTTCAGAAAAATGA
- the LOC117845615 gene encoding cinnamoyl-CoA reductase 1 isoform X1, translated as MASSATTSQPPRVCVTGGGGYVASWLVKLLLSRGYAVHATVRDPSGPKNAHLRRLEGAPERLLLFKADVLDRAALAAAVAGCQGVFHVASPVPADKVLDPESEVLAPAVKGTLSVLQACSANDVQKVVVVSSTAAVYFNPSWPQGRMKDESCWSDRNLCMKNEDWYSAAKTIAETTALEYREKNGLTVVTVCPCIVLGPLLQPVVNATSEFLIYIIKGGPSVMKNVPWNIVDVRDVADALLLVYEKVESSGRYICAPDWITTKGMVNLLKKAYPNYNYVNCDGTDYESAISRVTSEKLMNLGWRPRKMEETLLDSIEYYEKAGLVQDVEGSPCRLPHLFHFASEK; from the exons atggcgtcgtcggcgacgACGTCGCAGCCGCCGCGCGTGTGCGtgaccggaggcggcggctaCGTCGCCTCGTGGCTCGTgaagctcctcctctcccgcggCTACGCCGTGCACGCCACCGTCCGCGACCCAA GTGGTCCCAAGAACGCCCACCTGCGGCGGCTGGAGGGGGCCCCGGAGAGACTGCTCCTGTTCAAGGCCGACGTGCTCGACCGCGCCGCGCTGGCGGCCGCGGTCGCCGGGTGCCAGGGGGTCTTCCACGTCGCCTCCCCTGTGCCCGCGGACAAGGTCCTCGACCCTGAG TCAGAGGTATTGGCTCCTGCCGTCAAAGGCACTCTGAGTGTTCTTCAGGCTTGCTCAGCGAATGATGTTCAGAAAGTTGTTGTGGTTTCATCCACTGCTGCTGTTTATTTCAATCCGAGTTGGCCCCAAGGTAGAATGAAAGATGAGAGTTGCTGGTCAGACAGAAATTTATGCATGAAGAACGAG GACTGGTACAGTGCTGCCAAGACAATTGCTGAAACGACAGCATTGGAGTACAGAGAGAAGAATGGACTAACTGTTGTTACAGTTTGCCCTTGTATCGTTTTAGGTCCACTCCTGCAGCCGGTAGTCAATGCTACGAGTGAATTCCTCATCTACATTATAAAAG GAGGGCCTAGCGTGATGAAAAACGTGCCATGGAACATAGTTGATGTCCGTGATGTGGCTGATGCTCTGCTTCTGGTATATGAGAAAGTGGAATCATCTGGGAGATACATCTGCGCACCAGATTGGATCACCACAAAAGGCATGGTGAACTTGTTGAAGAAGGCCTACCCTAACTACAATTATGTAAACTG CGACGGCACGGACTATGAATCTGCAATCTCGCGAGTTACATCGGAGAAACTAATGAATCTAGGCTGGAGACCAAGGAAAATGGAGGAAACATTGTTGGATAGTATTGAGTACTATGAGAAGGCAGGGCTTGTGCAGGATGTAGAGGGCTCCCCCTGCCGTCTTCCTCATCTGTTTCATTTTGCTTCAGAAAAATGA